The genomic interval gtggggTTTGCGCCGTCTTTACTTTCCCATCTTTGAAGCCGTGGCGTCACCACGGTAGGAAGAGGTTCCAAGTTAATCGTAGCCGCCGCCACATCTTGGCTGtgcacccccccctttgcgtgtgcgtggaggTGCGCCAGCAGTGGAAGATGCGGTAGAGAAGGCGCGGAGGAAATGAAAGGAACGGCATTGAGGAGGGTTGCAAGCACTGATAAAGCCGCATTCAATGACACATCACTGCGGTGAGATCGACCCAAAAGTCGAGTTACGCTGATCTCTACTGCCCTCTGCAGTCGCCATCTGCACACCgatccctcccctctttgttttccttggTGGAGTTGGCAGCCGGTGTGAAAAAGAGACGGCCGAGCGCGGCCACACCTCTCAACTCTCCGTTGCGCGGCCTTCTCCTCTACACTCTTCCTCagtgaaagggagagggcccAGGGTGTTAACGGCACTACCCGAAACAGCGAGTGCGCACAACGCCCGCGAAGAACAGCAACAGTAGCCAAACAGCCGGGCagtacacacccacacccacacagagacgcactAGCGCAGACTCACGACTTGCGGTTTATCACCATCAACAGCGCATTCGCGAGTGCGTCGCGCGCGGGCGAGTGGTGCAGCTTGTGCAGTGACTCGATCCCGAGCCGGCAGTGCTCGTCCGCGCGTTGTATTGCCTCGGCCACCGCACCTTCCTTTTCCATTGCCTCCAGACAGTACTCGACATCACCCAGCTCGCTAAAGCGGCGTCGCACCATCTTATCCACCTTCgcgttgcgctgcgccacgagGAGCACCGGTATCGTCGCGATGCCTTCCTTCATGTCGGCCAACTTCGGCTTTCCCATCGTCTTCTCGTCGCCGGTGATGTCTAGGCAGTCGTCGAGGATTTGAAAGGCAATGCCAAGGTGCCTGCCAAAGTCGAATGCCGTCTGTTCCAGCGCCTCATTGCCCGGGtccaccagcaccgctgtgGAGGCGAGCGAGTTGGAGATGAGGGACGCCGTCTTGCAGAAGCTCTTCTGCTCGTAGCGAGGGATGTCGAAGCAGCCATCCATCTGAAGGAGCTCCCCGGACATCaactcctccagcgctgtCGTCATGAGAATAACGATGCGCGGCACTTGCAGTGTTGCAATATAGAAGGATGCGCGGGCCAGAATGTAATCACCGGCGAGCACCGCACGCTTCGTGTCGTAGACCTTGTGTAAGGCAGGACGTCCACGGCGcatgtcgctgctgtcgatgaCGTCGTCGTGCACAAGCGAGGCTGTGTGGATGAGTTCGGTGACCTCCGCTAGCCGTAGGAAGGGCAGAATGGTGCCTGGCGTCACCTCGTCCAGCGATCCGATCGGCTCCTCGAGCAGACGCGCACTCACGTCGAGCGGCAGCATTGCATGCGCCATGAGAGCCACCAGCGCCGGACGCATCAGCTTGCCGCCCGCAGCCAGCGCATACTTGCCGGCATGATCCAGCACTTCGTTGTTTGTGTTCGCCACGAGCGAGTGAATGTGCTCCCTGACAGCGGTTATCTCGCGATGCACTAGGGCAAAGGGGCGGCCCTCCGACGTGAGCGCCTTGCTACCCTGCGTCTGCGCGGCTGTGCATAGCCACCCAAGAGAACGATGCAGCatttttttgcctttcttctcttgctcgGCTTGGAGGTCTGAGTCTCGGTTGTGTGTGacgacgtgtgtgtgtgtgtgtgtgttgagcCCAGCCCGGCGGCGAAGATGTGCTGTGAAACGACAGCGTTTGCAGTCTACTCAAAAAAATCTAagcgcgcacgcagagagggagaggggccgAGTAAGTTAAGGAGAAGATGAATGGCGACagtgatgatggtggcggtACCATCTAAGAACAAGAAAACCAACAAGTAAACaactgtgtgcgtgcgtgcgtgcgtgtgcgtgtgtgtgtgtgtgtgtgtgtggagatgGGCGCAGTCTTGTCGACGGCTGAGCTTCTCTTGAAGACGGTTACTATCTCTCTAATTATGCATGCA from Leishmania panamensis strain MHOM/PA/94/PSC-1 chromosome 15 sequence carries:
- a CDS encoding solanesyl-diphosphate synthase, putative (TriTrypDB/GeneDB-style sysID: LpmP.15.1030) encodes the protein MLHRSLGWLCTAAQTQGSKALTSEGRPFALVHREITAVREHIHSLVANTNNEVLDHAGKYALAAGGKLMRPALVALMAHAMLPLDVSARLLEEPIGSLDEVTPGTILPFLRLAEVTELIHTASLVHDDVIDSSDMRRGRPALHKVYDTKRAVLAGDYILARASFYIATLQVPRIVILMTTALEELMSGELLQMDGCFDIPRYEQKSFCKTASLISNSLASTAVLVDPGNEALEQTAFDFGRHLGIAFQILDDCLDITGDEKTMGKPKLADMKEGIATIPVLLVAQRNAKVDKMVRRRFSELGDVEYCLEAMEKEGAVAEAIQRADEHCRLGIESLHKLHHSPARDALANALLMVINRKS